A section of the Labrus mixtus chromosome 15, fLabMix1.1, whole genome shotgun sequence genome encodes:
- the LOC132989584 gene encoding Ig-like V-type domain-containing protein FAM187A, which translates to MPPSSSSPLLLLLLIFLHRCAEVRSYDAPEYKQDVFARKACPAFLTFMNAAYLAGVTVELPCHCKPQQVQSVVWFFRKHLGGSEETTALTDHHGNKLLDPSRVPHSGDLRSRFSIRLFSLLIFRAGPDDAGVYICGSDNRDFFYGYDLDIQEARTISITQRLDPNDVNQRGKEKKRVGSAQPLYRIFSSFRPWSVCDRCGAPGEQVRVGLCYVHSKFLHVRYRKANQTTASCGSGAVPEAFEKVKRNKDGAKLEVKSCRVSCPNPAPSSSKIRSLMAFLGLSSGSTPAEISVYYLNHPADRVLTLGCPGARPNMAVAWDRGPEPIYRFDHSAGGNHSNTNPRLLIDTGHHLVFQPAKAQDSGVYYCWLQGQRAAEIRLLVYAHFGKRQSVTSHPDFLIALRTVFRSYAIMSAVFCLLLIGRAGVRLLLEKREAHVD; encoded by the exons ATGcctccctcatcctcctctcccctcctcttgctcctcctcatcttcctccaccGTTGTGCTGAAGTTCGGAGCTACGACGCTCCTGAGTATAAGCAGGATGTGTTTGCTAGAAAAGCCTGCCCTGCCTTCCTGACCTTTATGAACGCAGCCTACCTGGCAGGAGTCACAGTGGAGCTGCCCTGCCACTGCAAACCTCAACAG gtccaATCTGTTGTGTGGTTCTTCAGGAAGCATCTTGGCGGCTCAGAGGAGACCACAGCACTGACtgatcaccatggcaacaagctGCTGGACCCCAGTCGAGTCCCGCACAGCGGCGACCTGCGGAGTCGATTCTCCATCCGCCTCTTCAGCCTGCTGATCTTCAGGGCGGGGCCGGACGACGCCGGCGTCTACATCTGTGGCTCCGACAACAGGGACTTCTTCTACGGTTACGACCTGGACATCCAGGAGGCGCGCACCATCAGCATCACCCAGAG GCTCGACCCAAATGATGTAAaccagagaggaaaagagaaaaagagagtcgGCTCTGCTCAGCCGCTCTACAGGATCTTCAGCAGCTTCCGGCCCTGGTCTGTGTGCGATCGCTGTGGAGCCCCAGGAGAGCAGGTCCGCGTGGGACTCTGCTACGTCCACTCCAAGTTCCTACATGTACGCTACAGAAAAGCCAATCAGACCACCGCTTCTTGTGGCTCGGGAGCTGTGCCGGAAGCTTTTGAAAAGGTGAAACGAAACAAAGACGGGGCCAAGCTGGAGGTCAAAAGCTGTCGAGTGTCATGTCCAAATCCAGCTCCTTCATCCTCCAAGATCCGGTCTTTGATGGCATTTCTCGGGCTCAG TTCTGGCTCCACACCAGCAGAGATATCAGTGTACTACCTGAACCACCCTGCAGACCGTGTCCTGACCCTGGGCTGTCCCGGGGCGCGACCTAACATGGCCGTGGCCTGGGACCGAGGACCTGAACCCATCTACAGATTTGATCACTCGGCAGGTGGTaaccacagcaacacaaacCCCAGACTGCTGATAGACACCGGACACCACCTGGTGTTTCAACCTGCAAAAGCTCAGGACTCAG ggGTCTACTACTGCTGGCTGCAGGGGCAGCGCGCGGCTGAGATACGCCTGCTGGTCTACGCTCATTTTGGGAAGAGACAATCTGTGACCTCACATCCTGACTTCCTCATAGCTCTCAGAACCGTGTTCAGATCATATGCCATCATGAGCGCCGTGTTTTGTCTGCTGCTGATCGGCCGAGCGGGAGTCAGACTTCTCTTAGAGAAAAGAGAAGCACATGTAGATTAA